The DNA region AGGGAAAACTAACATATGTCATTTCTGCAATGAAGGGTTTAAAGAATACTGGCTGAAAGAGTTACATCTAACTAAAGTACACGGGGTAACTCCTAAGATATATAATTGTTCAGCTTGCGAAAAGACTTTTTCTTCTCCAAGTTTAGTCAAAGTTCATATACGACGGTTTCATATGATGgagaagaataaaaaatgtcCGCACTGTGACAGAGCGTTCTTCAGAGCGACTGATTTGAAGAAACATTTGCTAATTCACACTGGAGCTAGGGATTTTAAATGTGAAGTTTGTGAAAAATGTTTCGCCAAAAAGTCAACTTTGACTCAACATATGAGAATACATAATAACGATAGGCGTTTTAAGTGCGAAATTTGTGACCAAGCGTTTGTTCAGAAACCTAGTTTAACTTGGCATATGAGGTCTAAGCATCCCAGTGATTAATACCTTAAgaatctctaaatccctactaatattataaatgcgaaagtaactctgtctgtctgtctgttacgctttcacgtctaaaccactgaactgatttcaatcaaatttagtatagagatagagttgaccttgggaaagaacataggatagttttttatccCGGacctttgaagaattctcttagaaacgcgatataaccgaactataTGAGGGCGAagctgcgggcggaagctagttcctaataaataaatattgggtCATTGaacattggcagtcgttacgggtagtcagaagcttgttaatctgacaaccagtcttttaCCTACGGATAtgggtttgcccgggtaactggttgagaaggtcaaataggcagtccttgtgaagcactggtactcagctgtttCCAATAAGACTTTAAGCTGACCCCTATATacttggaaaaaggctaggcagatgatgatgatggtatccAAAACAATTGTCAGTCACAGCGGCTATTCTCTCTAAAGAGATTCGCCAGACTTACTATAGTCTTATAACTACTAATATActtagctgtttcccgcggaaacttcttcccgtacctgaATAAAATGTAACCTATGTCACTCAGTACATTTGTTcaggggcgcgattctactaattttacttaagcgacatacgattgacaTCCggctgagatccaatcacgactcaattacgattgaagcgtatgtatgccacatatattttttctttaaataaacgttttaccCGTTTCTCTGATTCAATAATgtatcatattgtctgcaaatcatttacgattgcaatattattgtagattaaactaccgtatagaccaaatggcagaccaatcgaatgtcgttggaatacgattggtcttatattagtggCAGAATGCCCGCCAAggtttaaaactgctattgcgattcaatttctattcaattttaacattattaacttgggagaatcgggcccctgtagatAAGGTATATGAAAAATTTATCCgttttatgttataagaatagaatattcataaatatgtaattaagtttgggaatatatgtatatgtttagCTAAATGATTACAGCTTTTTAATTCGGTAAATTACACTGTAACCTTTAACAAATACACCGACCAGTCTAACTAGtctagtataaaaaatatatatttataaacacaatTTGCATGTGGTAAAAAAAATTTTCCCTACAAACATAAATATGTCACTAATTTGtaacaaactattttatttttttaaaacaatattttagctTTCTTTCAATCTCAGTGTCGAAAAAACTGCGCGGATTAATTCGTCGTCTTTCTTCTTTATAGGTAAGCCAAATGAAAAACTCGAGAATTCAGAACACAACGATACGAATATATCAGATTCAGAAAGTATCCCTGAAAATGATATGTTCATCGAAAGAGATCAGGACAAGACAGCATCTAGAACAGACTTAGCGAAACATAGGAACAATATAAAAGAGATTCTTATGAACTCTAACGCCACACCAATCCGTCGGCATATAGGGATAGGATACACCTGCTCTTATTGCGAAGACCAGTATGTAAAGCCAGGAGATCTAAAGAGACATACCCTAGATACCCACAAGGATGTAAAAGAAGCCAATTTCATGAAAAGCATGAACTTATCCGAATATGTCGTCAAGATAGACATTACTAGACTTAAATGCAAACTTtgcaataaagaaataaatacccTCGATCTTTTTATAGAGCATCTGCATAAAGATCACGATAGAAAATTCTATTTTGATGTCAAAAGTCATATATTTCCATTTAAATTCGACACTGATGTACTACAATGTTATATTTGCTTGAACACTTTCAATAAGTTCAGAGCTCTCGTCAATCATATGCATATACATTTCaggaattttatttgtaaaatttgCGACAGTGGTTTTGTGAACCGGAACGCTTTAACTCAGCATACAGTCCATCATACAAAAGGTAGTTTTGTGTGCGATCATTGTCCTAAAATCCTCCCTTCTTTAGTGAGAAAAAGATTACATGAGCGGTCTGCTCACACTGACTACATTTTCAAATGCAGTCATTGTATAGAAACATTTAAAGAGTATCATCAAAGAGAAGCCCATGTTTCAGCCGTACATGGCATATCAAGTGCAACTGTTTGCCAAGCTTGCAACAAAGTCTTTAGCAGTAGAAAAAGACTAAATATTCACACTAAACGGGATCACTTAATGGATAGACCACATAAATGTAAAGATTGCGATATGGCGTTTTTTTCGACTACAGGGCTGAAGAATCATACGGTGAAGCACACGGGTGCAAAGGACTTTCAATGTACGGTGTGTCTGAAATCTTTCGCAAGGAAGAAGACGCTGAATGCTCATATAAAGATTCATGATACTGATTTGCACATTCAATGTGAGATTTGTGACCAGAAGTTTTCTCAAAAGTGGTCGATGAAGAGTCATATGAAGACGAAACATGGGTCCAGCGCAGAGTAAAGTTGGATGTCAATTTTCTGTTGTTCTTAGTGGCAAAACGTGTGCTGTGTTCGTATTTGAAAGTTTAGTGTAGTTAAATACCTAATATATGTACTAGGAAATAATAttggcatttttatttaatatcttcaTTTACCTATATTGGCATTTTAAtttctttggcagtctttacttAGAAGCCAGAAGCctgtcttacctaggggtattggattgctcgggtaactgggttgaggagctcagttaggcagtcgctcctactaaaacactggtactcagctgcatccggtttgTAGATTGGAatcagaccccaacatagttggcaaaaaaGCTAGATGACCTTCTTTTACCTTTTACATAACCCAAAAATTATTTGACGACTATTTAGTCTATTGACTTAAAAACTCTCATGAAATACAAACTTCATGCAGATCAGCGTTACCTACAGAATTtaacagccctttcacacggcagtccagttttgcgggaCCGGCATTTTACTGCAtcctgcaaaactgaactacgTGGGAACACAGCGTCCGTTTTTGCAGGATTCCCGCTTTTTACTGGACGAACGATCCAGTATCAAGTGACAAAACCGAATCGCACAAATCGACGGGAAAAGCattttgcaggatcctgcatgcggtttgctcgtgtgaacactagcatataatatcttttgcgatcaaacgggatcctgcaaaaaacggtatcctgcaaaaaactgaactgccgtgtgaaagggccgttAGTGTACAAAAATAGTGTTATTGtgattttcaaaaagttttactaAAAACATAAAGTCAAAGTTCAGTGTTTATAGGTTACAAAGGTGTTAATAATATGAAGCATCACTATGCCCTGCTCGTAAAGCATAcagaaataagtacctaaaactAGGTTAAAATCTATGtagttaattacattaatatataTGTTATAGTTGTAACAATGATACATCTAACTAAAACTAAGAAAATAGTTCCTGCCAGccatgaaatacaaaaaaaaagtgaaaagtACTTCATGTTAAGGCTGATCCAGCATAAAAAATTGTAcaataatataacatttttcttTGTAGGTCAAGGGAGAGGATCTAGGATTATCAAAATAGAAAAGCCGTCAAAATCAACAGTCGAACTGAAGTTCTACTCGAAATTATCCACGAAGAGCTCCACTTTCGCTCTTGGACCAATATCGGAAACAGTGAAGAATAGAATCAACTTAAGGCATATACTGCTGAATTCTAACGCGAATCCCATAAGGTGCAAAGACGACCTTGGATACGGCTGTTCATTCTGCCCAAAACAATTCCAAGACCCAACTGTATTGAAGAAACACTTCCTCGATGAACACAATAACGACAAACTCATAATGCGCATGACTGCAAAAATATTCGAATACGTTATCAAACTAGATATTACTTACTTAAACTGCGCCCTTTGTGACGAAGATTTCGAACAACTTGATGAGTTCATGGTACATTTGAAAGATGTACACAATAAGCCAGTTTGCTTGGATGCTAAAAGCTACATTCTGCCGTTCCGATTTGACTCGCCTTCGCTTAAATGTGTTATGTGCTCACAGGTATTCGTTTCCTTCAAACTTCTTCAAGAACATATGAACTCTCATTTCGCGAATTATTTTTGCGATTTATGCGGTGCAGGGTTTGTAACTGACAGGCTTAGAGTCAGTCATGTGAGACGCCACGAGAGCGGCGAATATAAATGCGACGAATGTGAGAAGACCTTTACTAATCAAATAAGAATGCGCGAACATAAGAAAAGGACACACCAAGGTTTGGGCGCGAGGAACAAATGTTCCTACTGCTCCGAAAGATTTAAAGATTACTGGAAGAAGATGGATCATATGGTCAAAGTGCATGACGTGGCTCCACTTGTACTGAAGTGCTCGGCTTGTGACCGGACTTTTAGCACACAGAGGTCGCTTTCCGTACATACGAAGAAGGATCACTTAATGGAGCGACGACACAAGTGCAGTGAGTGCGATATGAAATTCTTCGGAATGAGTGGTTTGAAGAAACACATGGCAAAGCATTCAGGGTTGAGGCAGTTTAGATGTGACATCTGCTTGAAGGCGTACGCGAGAAAGACCACGTTGAGAGAGCATATGAGAATTCACGCGAATGATAGAAGATTTGCTTGCGTGCATTGCGGACAGGCGTTCGTTCAGAAGTGTAGTTGGAGGAGCCATATGCGGTCTAAGCACGGCGAAGAAGTGTAACTACGTTAGTTCTAATATAATTAAGACTTTGTTTTAGTTGATATAGAAGTTAATTTTGTctgttattttaagaatttgatTTCGACTTGCAAGAGACTTTCGGATACTAAGTTTTACattgaaaaacaaatacatactgAAGTTTACTCAAAGCTTTTGAAAGAACCAACTTTGACGCGATTTCTCACCGTAGAAGTCTATATTTTAAACTGTAGTCTGTCGTTTAAGACATGAGGAATTGACAACTACAAAGAGAATtgataacatttatttgttataGGTGTGCAACGCAACACACGATTAAAAGAAGATAAATCGAAAAAACAGGAAACTAATGCGTTGGTTGAGAAAGCTGAAAAACAGCAGGAAACAGCAAAGAGTTCTAATGATTTAAAACTGATACTCCTTCATTCGAACGCGACTTTGATTAGAAACAAAGATAGCGATGGATACGGCTGTAATTTTTGCATGAAAAAGTTTGAGCACCCCAAAAGTTTAAAGGCTCATTCTTTAGAGGAACATTCGGATGTCCAAGCGTTGCGTATGCCAAGATCTTCGCAACATCTACTGAAAGCTGACATCACGGACTTAAAATGCAAACTTTGTGACAAGTACCTACTAAAACTAGACGATTTAGCGgaacatttaaaaaaggaacatAAGAAAAACCTCACTTCGGGTATAAGCGAGATTATTCCATTTAAATTCGAAAATGAAGGGCTGCTGTGCTCTATATGTGGAGCGGAGTACTCGACGTTTAAAATACTGCAAGAGCATATGCATAATCACTTCAGAAACCATGTTTGTGATGTTTGCAGCGCCGGGTTCGTCACAAAACGGCTGCTCGACAGCCATAGAAGACGACACGGGGGCGAATCACAGTTCAAATGTGGACATTGCGAAAAAGAATTCCTTTGTGCTCAAAAACGGAGAGACCACGAACAGAGGATGCATTTAggcattaaaaaaagaaacaaatgtaAATTATGCGAAGAAAAATTCGAAGATTACTGGACGAAGCAGAATCATATGGTTCAGAAACATGGTGCTCCTCCGATAGCACTAAAATGTACGGCCTGCGACAGGACTTTTAACAACCGCCGTTCGTTGACAAGACACGTTAAAAAGGACCATTTAATGGAGAGAGAACACGTCTGCACAGAGTGTAATGCGAGATACTTTCTCAAACGTCACTTAATGGAGCATATGATAGTCCACACTGGTATTAAAAAGTTCGAATGTCATGTATGTCCTAAGAGGTATGCGACTAAAAAGTCTTTACGTCAACATTTGAGGTCTCATGCGGATGATCGGAGGTTTGCTTGTGCCGTTTGCGGGTTGGCTTTCGTTCAGAAATGTACGTTGAAAAGTCATATGAAAGCTAAGCATGGGGAGTAAACGTATTTTTAAACCCAGGATTAGAAAATGCGTTGAATGGAACGTACCTATCTATACTGATAGCTGCAGAGTTTGAAACTCCGGAACTGTTGGTCCCATTTGAAAAGAATTAAATATGCCATGTATTGAGGCATATAATCTATTGTTTATTCGGTTACGCGAAGCAATTCTCATAGGACATGAGTGAAATCGATGGCAGAaactagtaatataataaaagacaTGTTAAATCACGAAGTCTCTTGCATGTTTAAAATGCtgatttagttttttgctaagaGTTGATGTATGTAAAATTCTGATGGCGAGAATCCACTAAAATTGTTCGCGCTCATTTGTCCACGAACCAGTTGTCATTGAacgtccttggcagtcgttacgggtagtcaacagccagtaagtctgacaaccagtctaaccaaggggtatcgggttgcccgggtaaaatgctggtactcagctgcatccggtttgTTTAGAAGCCGAAAAGGCTGGTCAGATGATGATTTAAAGtgatataaaataatgaagttaaattGTTTAATGGACGCATTatttcatttcttttatttactgACAAATTGCTCCAGATAGGTGGAAACTCGTCTTTATAATAAGCTTAGCGTAGAAATAAGTTAGataattgttatattataatgtttgtttgtagattgcattaaataaaatgtttttcgaattttatttgttattttaattttacttaagttcCTACTGAAACAACTTTAATTGGTACACAAACAATACTAGAAATAACAAATAGAGATAGAgacttttttacaatattttttttataataaaaaagtgaaTCCATAAGTtcctactaatataatgaagaggaatattttttttgtttgtaccctaagagctccgaaactactgaatcgatttgaaaaattctttcactgttggaagctacactcttcccgactatataacataggctatattttatcccggtacgggcagtagtacgTGACGCGTGTGAAactggaaaacggctagtttaacCCCACAGGAAATTACCATACGGCTGCATGCTAAAATTAAAGACGAAGAAAATTGCTTATACAATACTTACAATACCAAGTAGGTATCAAAACTGTACTAACAATGTGaccaaaaaaatctttaaaacatGAACCCTCGTTATTTCCAGGTCTTCGTTCCAGAACTATTCGTGATAGCTCTCCAATTACATATGAAGACGAGGACAAGACCTTAACTTTAGACAGAAAGCTGAACTTCACATCTTTCGTCTCTATAAGACCCGTAGGCAATACCGCCATACCTTGGGTTCGAGATCAGCAGAAGAAAATAGCCCAAGAACGACGCTTAACCGAACTGGATTGGCAATTTgataacataaaaacaatattaaaatgttcTAACGCTTCTCCCGTACGCTGTCGAGTTGGTTCTCGGTTCGCTTGCAGCTACTGTCTCGACCAGTTTCAAAACCCGACAGATTTACGTGCCCATTCGTTACAAGTTCATGCCAATGATAAGCCGGAGTTTTTCAACGCAAGATCGCTTTCTCGTCACATCGTGTACTTAGATATTACGGGTTTGAAATGCAAAGTTTGCGACCAATCTATCGACAGTCTTGATTTGTTAATGGATCATTTGAAATCTGTACATGATgaacttatttataaacaaatcaAGAACCAAATTGTTCCCTTCAAATATGATGGAAGGAAGATTCTCTGTGGGGTCTGTGCATCAGACATAGGCGATTGTAATGATTTTCAAGACCATATGTCCGAACATTACAGGAATTATATCTGCGGTTTCTGCGATGCAGGTTTCGTTATTCGAAGCAAAATGCTTGAACATAAAAAGGCAGTTCATTTGgtttaatttctttaattaattaagttggAATAAGATTATTGGTTAGTTATTAACTATGGAGTTAATTGAAAGTCGATAATTAAGCTGTAATTATTGTTGAAGTATGGAAATCTCTTTCGAATTGCTGCTGTATCAGTGACTagacttaaaattaaatgtttttgtcaTATTCTGAACAACGTCCTcgtaatttaaattcataatgTAGACTTTGGAGGCTTATAacttataagtaggtagttataTGTAATACGATAGCAAGATCACTGTTTCTAAATATTCAGTTACTTTTTACGTGGATCCTCACATTTTAGTAGGTACTAAAAAGTTTTTGAGTGAAAAAGATgagtattatacgtacatctaCATAAGTATAAATACCTAATATGAGATACTTAGCTACTTAGGTACTGAATGCGGAATTTAGCTTTTCTTAATTCCAGGAATCTCGTTTTCCTATTAATAATAGCTTAGGTTAGATATAAAACTAGTAGGACCCAAATTAAGTgcaaattttcttaaaacaattgtttactatgaatcttcatgttcaatttttaaagtacatttatacagaacagttgttttaagaaaactgaattTTATGTTGTCGGAGAACTTGGGCCAAAATTTAGTAGTGTTTGCACGGGGTTTCGGGTTCAATTCCTGGGACGGGCCGATTcggaagttttaaaaaaacaacacagcCCGGCGTCTAAAAAGTTAGTGAtcgatacacccgtgcatcagagagcacgttaatgtcggtcctgcgcttgatctcactccggtggtgtcggattgccgtcccatcgcgctatgagagtgaaggaatagtgagtgcacctgtgtccaagcaaatgcttgtgcactatttATATATCCTGCGcggctgactgatctccttatgcGATCTGCCGTGGCCGATCATTTGGTCGTGACTCCATTAAATTAAGATTAAGTAGGTAAGCAAATTCTTCAAGCAATTGTAACTAATATAAATGGCTTTGTATCTTAAAGAACATGTATTAAACTGCAACATTATTGTTGGATTTGTAATTTAGTCTTAATATGGAATAtcaaataaattcataaaataatgatCATACGAatagtgttttatttatctttttaactGCGTTCCTTTTATTTGAAACCAGAAACTTATGGCActagtaacaattttaaaaattcttagtGGACCTACCGGCTAATATTCTCGCAAAAGACCTAATAAACATATAATTGATAAGTATAAACTTTACGTTATTATTTGACACTAGCAACACTGCTTGAATAAATTAGGGTAACCCCATTTGTAGTGTGACCAACCTAAAAATTAAACGCTCgatttttttgtaggtaccgATCCGGAATCCGTTCTGATCGAGATCGAAGTTGATACAACACTATTCATGTTATCGGATGACGAAGAAACTTCCAAATTAAACGAAGTTGACAAACATAGAGAGAATATACGTACCATTCTACTTTCTAGTAACGCCACGCCGATAGGAAGATATGCCAGTCTGGGGTATACTTGCTGTTACTGTCCACAGGTCTTTTTACAGCCAAAAGACTTGAAAAAACATACACTACAACAGCATGATGAAAACAACATATCGTCTTATATGAATAACTATACAATGCTGAATTATATCGTCAAATTGGACATCACTGGACTGCGTTGTGAGATCTGCATGACACCTTTTGATCAACTACAAGGGATCATCGACCATTTGACAGAAGACCACGAGAAATTCTTTCATACAGATATAGGGAATCATATTGTGCCGTTTCGCTTCGATACCGAAACCCTTTATTGTGTAGAATGCTCTTTGCAATACAAAAATTTCAAGATATTACTTGAGCACATGAATACGCATTTCAGCAACCATATATGTGAAGTTTGTGAAGCCGGTTTCGTGAATAGAAGAATGCTCCAAGCTCATATGTATCGTCACAAAATTGGAGTATTTCGCTGCGGTTATTGCGCTAAAGTATTTGATACGCGAATCAAGATGAAGGTTCATGAAAGAATGGTACATTTGTATTTGAAAAAACGGCCCCGCTGTACTATTTGTGGACAGAAGTTTACCGACTTTCAGAACTTAATAGAGCATGAATTTGATGATCATGGATTTCAGAGGGAGTTTAAATGTCAGATTTGTAGTCAAATGTTTACGACTCCACAGTCTTATAAGATTCATAAGAGGTTACATTGTGCTTCTACTGAATAGATACTACAAGTATTGTACATAgtcattttcccgcggtttcactcgcgtcccgtgggaactactgcccgtaccggtataaaatatagcgactgcctcgttggtcttgttgtcgcaagtgtggctgctgagcacgaggtctcgggttcgattcccgagtcgggccgaaatcgctttgtgggttttatatagaagactttcacaaagcagcccgaagcctggaagttggtgattgattcatccgtgcatcggagagcacgtaaatgtcggtcctgcgcctgatctctttccggtcgtgtcggattcccgtcccatcgggctatgagagtgaaggaatagggagtgcacctgtgtctgcgcaaatgctcgtgcagtataatatgtcctgcgcagttggctaatctccttacatgagaacagccgccgtagccgataatcggctaggaggacatcaaaatatagcctatgttgctcgggaagagtgtaggtttccaacagtgaaagaatttttcaaatcggttctatagtttcggagcctttagggtacaaaaaaatgtttcctcttaattatatcagtagatattttagtatttttgcaTGGAATGCAacgaaaatatgtataataagtaggtataccgCCTCGTGTAATTAAAGGTCATTGTTagattttgtagtttttataGTTATAAGTATTTTGGTTATAAAGTAAAGAAGTAGAATGTCGTCACAGCCGAAAAACTTAAAACGCTGGACACACTTTCTCATACTCTTTGATCTCAATTCAGTGATATTTGTAATCGTTTTCTTTAGATTAAACGATGAAATTTTTCCAATTACGGAATTTGTGTACAGATGTATGaaattgtgatatttttttttgtgaaaaatataaataataattacacttTTACCTGTACCTACCTAGTTACAAGCAGCCAAGTACTTGCTCTGTGTCGAAAAATATGTCTTATTCAACTTAATTTTGATAGATGTTTATCTTGTAGTTTGAAGTAGATTATTCTGAGCGAGGCATTTGGGTCTAGGAGTGCTTAaacactagtggatttttactCTTGCTATCCGCTTATAATAACAACGCTCGTTTTGCACGGGCGGTGTCTTGCGTAGACgagcaacatcatcatcatctcccgagccttttcccaactatgccgACCCCaacggcttccaatctaaccaaatgcagctgagtaccagtgctttacaaggagccattgcctatctgacctcctcaacccagttacccgggcaacccgataccccttggttagactggcgtcagacttactttATCAAACGTTTGATAAATATCTTTACAaacaatgacatgacacataTCTAATCGTATAAAATCGCGCAAAAATGTTCGCTAGTATGGAAGTGCTCCTAGACACAGTCTGTCTACCGTTAGCACGTGTAAAAACCAGTGTAAATAAGCATTCCTACACAAAACTATGTATATCCAATATTTTACTAGAAATAAATATGTCGTCAACATAAACAACGTTGGTTTGATTTACCTTCTAAAATATACTACATCAgcggggcccaccagggccaaggtctgcagAGATTGTTCGcgagagttaccgcagccctggtacataaaaggcctatgacggaacacgacggtttttagtcagtaagagtctgacactccctcatcgctgctaacccatagtGGGAGGGGTCttttgatgtcgttaaaaaaatatatatatcagTATAGTACATATCTGCATTTTTCCTATAGCAGCATTacgattttatttcatttcagttGTTTCGGTTGGCAGTTGTTAAATAAGTTGTAGTACCGCTAGTTGCCGCTAGAGGCGCTGTACGTAAATTTGCCATAGGAAAAAAATCGAGTATCGACGAACGAATACCTAATGGCAGAGCTACTGAGCAGCGTAAAGTTATTGTCATAATCTTAATTTCTTATACTTATGTAGTTGAGTACCTATACCTAACAAGTtccattatgtacctactaacacAACTGTTTTAATGTTATAGGAGAACCCGGACCAAAAATAAAGATTGTCAAGATTAAACCCAGCGacaagaaaaagaaaatcatAGAAATCAAACCGAAGAGACAGATTAAGTTGAAAAAGAGAACGGaatgcgtaaaacataaagaGAATATCCGAACTATTTTGTATCATACTAACGCTACGCCTATAGGAAAATATGGCGGGATCGGTTTCGGATGCGGGTTTTGCCACCAAGAATGTGTAACTCCCGCAGAACTGAAACTCCATACAATATCCCAGCACGAGGAACATAAATCTACATTCATGGAAGACAAATCCATGCATAATTACATTGTCAAACTTGATATTACAGATTTAAAATGTGACATCTGTCAAAAGAGCATAGACAGTCTTGatgatgtcattgaacatttgAAAACGGAACACGAT from Helicoverpa zea isolate HzStark_Cry1AcR chromosome 29, ilHelZeax1.1, whole genome shotgun sequence includes:
- the LOC124644162 gene encoding PR domain zinc finger protein 5-like isoform X5, producing METSVNNGMCRCCASEGAFKDVKSTYHWMGEEEIYSDMLRDCFDINLEVSEQGQDGGICEVCITQLRNAINFKKQVLHTEEQFKIHLQNKTMFRPNIVKVELQAGEDSDDLGSGDDAFSGPEFEVPIKMETEETKPKKRGAKASATTTRAKKAKTDNGETSNKRKPNEKLENSEHNDTNISDSESIPENDMFIERDQDKTASRTDLAKHRNNIKEILMNSNATPIRRHIGIGYTCSYCEDQYVKPGDLKRHTLDTHKDVKEANFMKSMNLSEYVVKIDITRLKCKLCNKEINTLDLFIEHLHKDHDRKFYFDVKSHIFPFKFDTDVLQCYICLNTFNKFRALVNHMHIHFRNFICKICDSGFVNRNALTQHTVHHTKGSFVCDHCPKILPSLVRKRLHERSAHTDYIFKCSHCIETFKEYHQREAHVSAVHGISSATVCQACNKVFSSRKRLNIHTKRDHLMDRPHKCKDCDMAFFSTTGLKNHTVKHTGAKDFQCTVCLKSFARKKTLNAHIKIHDTDLHIQCEICDQKFSQKWSMKSHMKTKHGSSAE
- the LOC124644162 gene encoding zinc finger protein 208-like isoform X6, with product METSVNNGMCRCCASEGAFKDVKSTYHWMGEEEIYSDMLRDCFDINLEVSEQGQDGGICEVCITQLRNAINFKKQVLHTEEQFKIHLQNKTMFRPNIVKVELQAGEDSDDLGSGDDAFSGPEFEVPIKMETEETKPKKRGAKASATTTRAKKAKTDNGETSNKRQGRGSRIIKIEKPSKSTVELKFYSKLSTKSSTFALGPISETVKNRINLRHILLNSNANPIRCKDDLGYGCSFCPKQFQDPTVLKKHFLDEHNNDKLIMRMTAKIFEYVIKLDITYLNCALCDEDFEQLDEFMVHLKDVHNKPVCLDAKSYILPFRFDSPSLKCVMCSQVFVSFKLLQEHMNSHFANYFCDLCGAGFVTDRLRVSHVRRHESGEYKCDECEKTFTNQIRMREHKKRTHQGLGARNKCSYCSERFKDYWKKMDHMVKVHDVAPLVLKCSACDRTFSTQRSLSVHTKKDHLMERRHKCSECDMKFFGMSGLKKHMAKHSGLRQFRCDICLKAYARKTTLREHMRIHANDRRFACVHCGQAFVQKCSWRSHMRSKHGEEV
- the LOC124644162 gene encoding zinc finger protein 69 homolog isoform X9, which gives rise to METSVNNGMCRCCASEGAFKDVKSTYHWMGEEEIYSDMLRDCFDINLEVSEQGQDGGICEVCITQLRNAINFKKQVLHTEEQFKIHLQNKTMFRPNIVKVELQAGEDSDDLGSGDDAFSGPEFEVPIKMETEETKPKKRGAKASATTTRAKKAKTDNGETSNKRVQRNTRLKEDKSKKQETNALVEKAEKQQETAKSSNDLKLILLHSNATLIRNKDSDGYGCNFCMKKFEHPKSLKAHSLEEHSDVQALRMPRSSQHLLKADITDLKCKLCDKYLLKLDDLAEHLKKEHKKNLTSGISEIIPFKFENEGLLCSICGAEYSTFKILQEHMHNHFRNHVCDVCSAGFVTKRLLDSHRRRHGGESQFKCGHCEKEFLCAQKRRDHEQRMHLGIKKRNKCKLCEEKFEDYWTKQNHMVQKHGAPPIALKCTACDRTFNNRRSLTRHVKKDHLMEREHVCTECNARYFLKRHLMEHMIVHTGIKKFECHVCPKRYATKKSLRQHLRSHADDRRFACAVCGLAFVQKCTLKSHMKAKHGE